The Megalobrama amblycephala isolate DHTTF-2021 linkage group LG16, ASM1881202v1, whole genome shotgun sequence genome includes the window tcttttttaattctcATACAGTCAGCATTTTTTACACAACACATTAGCTGCTAAATACCATAGTCCCGcccctttttaaataaaatcacatAAATTAGATATCATTCAAAAGCTTAAACactcaaaatgtttaaaaactggacattttgttACCATGGAATCAGTTCTTTAAAACCTTTTAGCTGGCACAATTTTTGTGTTATCAATTTCAAATTTGGAACATAACTTGGCGAGACATATGGGCTGCATCTGAGATCCATACTCGGGTGGGTATATATTTTGAATACATAATTACTTTCATGActgctaaaaaagtatgttctatatagtatgaatgtgtgtagtatgaatgtaatctggaggTACGACATTCACCATGTTGCccttatcatgtgacctaccagagCCAGTTGCGTCACGTCACCGGCATTCACAAATCCACTCCCGTGGCCTCCAtcaaatgcacacttcagaatctctcCAGAAGTAGTAGATCAACAGGTACTTTTTTGCCTATTCTTTAATGagtaatgtcattttttttttttatgaaaacattccaggattattctccttatagtagacttcaatggcctccaaacggttgaaggtcaaaattacagttttgaaactgtaattttgaccttcaaccgtttggtgcccattgaagtccactataaggagaataatcctggaatgttttcatcaaaaaccttaatttcttttcgactgaagaaagaaggacatgaacatcttggatgacatgggggtgagtaaattatcaggaaaattttatttaaaagtcaactaatcctttaataaagcAAGCACAACCCAGTCAGCAAACCTTGTATTCATGaaaattagagatgcaccgattgatcGGCCAGGGATCGGACTTCTTACCGATTCCGAGCCGATCTTTTTTGtaaccagcggcacaggcaataacgtcaaatgcgcgttctcgctctcttctctgtcacggtgaagtcagtgacacacacccgcgcgggcgcctcctctctctcactcgtctcattcgctccggttaaatagtgcttactgcgcataattttagtcattcccgcaGTTTCGCGCTCACACCGAAAGCGCGCGctccactgatctatataagtGAACGCTCCgtctcaaacagagacagaaatcagagtcacaagtaccaaaatGTCTAATACATAacaaactgtcaaatacatacaaaagtatgtcaaaaccagcggcacaggcaatcttggcgagtgttcagataaacacagtcagttagtgatgtgtcgttcttgaacgattcgttcattttgaacgaatctttaatgtgactcgggaagaacgagtcgtctcggggggtgattcgttcagtcgcgcatgtgcaatattctacaggttctgtactgctagtagtagttcacctgatgattcaattgattagttcatttcatgagtctttcgggttttgagtcgttccttaatcacgtgacagacccatacgctaccaatgcattctgagccggaaagagaattgattagttctttttatgagtctttcgggtttttgagtcgttccttaatcacgtgaaatacccatacactatgctgtgtgacccaagcacattatatttattagtaaataacgttaactctccagttttgtttgagtttgtgttacaactgttaaagctgaagttatcataaccttgatgttttaaactaacattaataataatcaattctctttccggctcagaatgcattggcttagtgtatgggtctgtcacgtgtttaaggaacgactcaaaaacccgaaagactcatgaaatgaactaatcaattctctttgcgGCTcggactgcattggtttagcatgggactgcctgtcacgtcattaaggaatgacttaaacccgaagacttgtcagacaagaggtgaggtgagcttaatcagcttgtcataaactgaagacccaggtaatgaattaatcatttctgaatcttatagcattgtagttttgtattgtttgtagtgggatcaacgtttgcataagtatgtgttggggaagttacacgtaatattttaattacattttgctaaaatgaacgaaatgaacgaaatgactcgaaaaaagattcgttcattttgttgaaagagactcaaaagtccgagtcagtaaaatgatccgaacttcccatcactagttTCGAATCGTTAGTGAACCCTTgttgtgtgtaacagtattgggtccgttgaataccgttcataaactcttaaagggacagcagtccaatattcctgctgctgtctgtcaggttaatcaaagaacaaaagacaaagaaaatcactttctgctcttgactgaatacgttttataactttaatggtaagaattgatctgtattaatatttacaatagagactacagaaattaaggtaaccaatgtaaaataatactgaatgtgttattttacatttgattactttaatttctgtagtatttcttacctgaatggAAACCCagttaacacaaaaaaattagtttcatagctctctttattctattgcatttctatgagctgtttatattttattacggacttttacttgttttttttgtgtgttttttttaatgaaaataaaactttgcattgaagaaaagtagatttttgtttgtatgttgtcaattatatatttatttatttatatatatatactcaatACTTCAATTATATTCAAGCCGATCTCACTAACAAAAAATcggaaatcggaatcggccaagaaaattgcaatcggtgcatctctaatgaAAATGACCTTATTTACACTGTAAGAACTGGCTTAGAAGAAACACCTGTCGTTCATCCCACGTAATCCACTTGGACATGAAAATACCTTCTCACTTTGATGATTTCTTGCAATGCTTTTTAATATGCGTGACAAGATTTGTTAATTGAGAGAAACTCCTCCCACATGATGGGCAGtggtacggcttctctccagtatgaactcgctCATGAACTTTCAGCGATCCAGACTGAGTGAAGCTCTTGTCACAATGCGAGCACTTGTATGGCTTTTCTCCCGTATGAATTCTCTGGTGCTCCTTCAATCGTTTCGCTGTGGTAAAAGTCTTGCCGCACTCAAAGCACACATGATCTCTCTCTCCGGTGTGTCTTTTCTGGTGCTCTTTAAAATTGCCTGGCCATATAAAACTCTTTCCGCACAAGGAGCACACATACGGCCTCTCGTTTGTGTGAACCTTCAGGTGGTTTTTCAGAATGGATGATGAAGTAAAACCTTCACCACAATGAACGCAGTTAAAAGGCTTCAACCCAGAATGAGAGTGCAAATGATTATTGAGGCTGTGCGCCCACTTGAACGTCTTTCCGCAGTGATGGCAtttgaaaggtttctctccagtgtgcaCCCTAATGTGATCCTTAAGGCCTTTTTTACACGTTAAGCCCTTTCCGCACTGAGGGCAGATGAACAGCTTCTCCCTGGAGTGGATTCTCACGTGAACTTTGaggttgtttttaaatgtgaaactttttccacactggtGGCACATGTATGgtttctctccggtgtgaattcGCAAGTGATACTTCAGGCTCTCTTTACGCGTGAAACTTTTTTCGCAGTGGTGGCAGCTGAAAGGTTTCTCTCCCGTG containing:
- the LOC125248840 gene encoding gastrula zinc finger protein XlCGF8.2DB; this translates as MYTIVKTEFVEEEIEDMSDPEPCRMKHEETEEEIDLTDIKEESEELNEVEEKHPYQETFMTCSETEENTSLNKTQTTEAKNSFTCPQCGKSFTRRDSLKEHLRIHTGEKPFSCHHCEKSFTRKESLKYHLRIHTGEKPYMCHQCGKSFTFKNNLKVHVRIHSREKLFICPQCGKGLTCKKGLKDHIRVHTGEKPFKCHHCGKTFKWAHSLNNHLHSHSGLKPFNCVHCGEGFTSSSILKNHLKVHTNERPYVCSLCGKSFIWPGNFKEHQKRHTGERDHVCFECGKTFTTAKRLKEHQRIHTGEKPYKCSHCDKSFTQSGSLKVHERVHTGEKPYHCPSCGRSFSQLTNLVTHIKKHCKKSSK